A genomic segment from Schistocerca piceifrons isolate TAMUIC-IGC-003096 chromosome 4, iqSchPice1.1, whole genome shotgun sequence encodes:
- the LOC124794943 gene encoding 40S ribosomal protein S23 codes for MGKPRGLRTARKHVNHRREQRWADNDYKKAHLGTRWKANPFGGASHAKGIVLEKVGVEAKQPNSAIRKCVRVQLIKNGKKITAFVPRDGCLNYIEENDEVLVAGFGRKGHAVGDIPGVRFKVVKVANVSLLALYKEKKERPRS; via the exons ATGG GTAAACCTCGCGGTCTTCGTACTGCTCGCAAGCATGTAAATCACAGGCGAGAACAGAGGTGGGCAGATAACGATTATAAGAAAGCTCATCTTGGTACTAGATGGAAGGCCAACCCATTTGGTGGTGCGTCCCACGCGAAAGGAATTGTCTTGGAAAAAGT tgGTGTGGAAGCTAAGCAGCCCAACTCTGCCATTCGAAAGTGTGTAAGAGTACAACTTATTAAGAATGGAAAGAAGATTACAGCATTTGTTCCTCGAGATGGTTGCTTGAACTACATTGAGGAGAACGATGAAGTGTTGGTAGCTGGTTTTGGCCGTAAAGGTCATGCTGTTGGTGACATTCCTG GTGTTCGATTCAAGGTTGTGAAAGTTGCCAACGTGTCACTTCTGGCCTtgtataaagaaaagaaagaaagacctAGATCATAG